The following is a genomic window from Mesotoga sp. UBA6090.
CCAGCGTCTCGCGACTTTCACCTTTTGCATAAGCTTCAACTGCCGAGGGAAATCCTCCAGAAGCTATATAGTTGAAGAATTCAGTTTCAAGAATTTTGTCCTTAATTAGCAGCTCAAAGGAGTCTGCCGGGACCATTTTCAGAATGTCCTCGGGTTGACATTTCGGAAGTCCGTCAACTCTCTTGCAGCTCAGGTACTCCCTGAAAGTCAACGGAAGAAGGAGAATATCTGCGCCACTTTGCCCTTTTCTACCAGGAAGCCTTTCAGATGATCTTTTTAAGTCACTTGCAGAGGAGCCGGACAGAGCAAAGAAGTCATTGACCATTTCTGTATTGTCCCGGACCTCCTTGACTGCACGTTGCCACTGATCAACCATCGTGATTTCATCAATAAATATATATCGTTTCTTCTCGTTTCTGGAGAATTGAAAATATTGAATCAAAAGGTCTCTGAGCTCATCGGCTCTGGATATGGTATCCAGCGGGAGATAGAGTATAGAGCGCCTCTCTCCTGATTTCAGGAGTTTTGCTATGCTAAACTTCAGTAATGTAGACTTTCCAATCTGACGTGGCCCCCTGACGACATACAGGTTATTTCCAGACAGATCAAAAAAGCCATTGTAGTCTCTTTTGAATGAGCTACTCTCGTACTTGTCAACTAGATGGAAAGTAAGGTTTGTATTTTTGCTTTTTTCGTCCCACCATGGATTGTAAAATGCTACTGTCGAAAAATCCATCTTCATCACCAAGTAAATAATACCACCTTCTTGCTTTTTATGGA
Proteins encoded in this region:
- a CDS encoding ATP-binding protein; this translates as MDFSTVAFYNPWWDEKSKNTNLTFHLVDKYESSSFKRDYNGFFDLSGNNLYVVRGPRQIGKSTLLKFSIAKLLKSGERRSILYLPLDTISRADELRDLLIQYFQFSRNEKKRYIFIDEITMVDQWQRAVKEVRDNTEMVNDFFALSGSSASDLKRSSERLPGRKGQSGADILLLPLTFREYLSCKRVDGLPKCQPEDILKMVPADSFELLIKDKILETEFFNYIASGGFPSAVEAYAKGESRETLVSTFWEILIGNIERYGLSRAKLIQILTYVSTRLSSRFSWSSAASEAEIDTKTFQKYVEVLGIDYLLLTLKHMDQKTHLPSEKKQKKIYYCDRLISDVVSQKLGLQLDRSAILENIMTTNCAFAFGKNLGNGLDSITDVGYWYSKEGKEIDLLVRHVPIELKYQNSITPQDLSTIRRHFKKGIVLSKHTLDLSGDIKILPLHIFLAITGN